In the genome of Deltaproteobacteria bacterium, one region contains:
- a CDS encoding circadian clock KaiB family protein: protein MEGGKKQGKGSGEPFFRFRLFVAGDEPNSRKARAVLKRFCENRLKGRYKIEIIDVLKDYQAALKNNILAVPTLIVVEPEPAVTIIGSLNDEHGLLAALGMEPPEEQP from the coding sequence ATGGAAGGAGGGAAAAAACAAGGCAAGGGATCCGGTGAACCATTTTTTCGGTTCCGCCTTTTCGTGGCCGGAGATGAACCCAACTCCCGCAAGGCCCGGGCGGTGCTGAAACGGTTTTGTGAGAACCGGCTCAAAGGGAGATACAAGATTGAAATCATAGACGTGCTGAAAGATTACCAGGCCGCACTGAAAAACAACATCCTGGCCGTACCCACATTGATCGTTGTCGAGCCGGAACCAGCCGTGACCATAATCGGTTCCCTGAATGACGAACACGGGCTTCTTGCCGCCTTAGGAATGGAACCACCGGAAGAACAGCCATGA